The Gammaproteobacteria bacterium DNA segment CGTCATCATGGTCTGGTATTCATAAATGAGTTGCAACGTGCCCTGACTGGCTTCGGCCTGATACGGGGTGTAGGCACTGTAAAACTCACCCCGGGTAGTAATCTGCCAGACCGCAGCAGGAATGTGGTGCTCATAGGCTCCGGCGCCAATAAAGTTCAGCACTTCGCCATCCAGTTTGGCGCGATCGTGCATTAAACGCGTGACTTCCATTTCGTTCATGCCGGTGGGCACTTTTAATGACTTGATACGCAACTCGTCGGGGATCTCGTCAAACAAGGTATTGATATCCGGCGCTCCAATGGTCTCGAGCATTTCCTGAATATCGGTTTCGGTATGAGGAATAAACGGCATAGTGATTGATCTTGTGTTTAATAATTATTTGTGATGGTGATAACGCAAAGGTATTTGATGTCGCAAGTTCTAGTGATCTTCGTCATCCAGTTGAGCCTGGTAGGCACTCGCGTCGAGTAATTCTTCCACTTCGCCCATGTCGGTGGGTTGCAAACGGAAGATCCAGCCACGTTCAAAGGCGTCTTCATTTACAAGTTCTGGGGTAGCTTCCAGCTCTTCATTCGAGGCGATGATCTCGCCGGAGACCGGTGAATAGATATCCGAAGCCGACTTAACCGACTCGACCACCGCCACGGCATCACCCGCGACTACGTTGATTCCCTGGTCCGGGATCTCGACAAACACCAGTTCGCCCAGTGCATCCTGGGCGTGATCGGTGATACCGACCAAGACACTGCCGTCGTCTTCGACTTTGACCCACTCATGAGTTTTGGTGTATTTGTAATTTTCAAGAACTGTACTCATTGTTTTCTCC contains these protein-coding regions:
- the gcvH gene encoding glycine cleavage system protein GcvH; this encodes MSTVLENYKYTKTHEWVKVEDDGSVLVGITDHAQDALGELVFVEIPDQGINVVAGDAVAVVESVKSASDIYSPVSGEIIASNEELEATPELVNEDAFERGWIFRLQPTDMGEVEELLDASAYQAQLDDEDH